In Microplitis mediator isolate UGA2020A chromosome 9, iyMicMedi2.1, whole genome shotgun sequence, the DNA window AGAATGAAACTATCTGAGAGCCAGGAAAGAaggttttgaatttttcttgagtTATGTTAATGAATATTGTTACAGCAGAAGAGATTTGAAGCTGAACATACCGGGTTCCAtgaataagtttttttaacagaCCATTTAAACCTTCGAATGGATAACATGATGTCACCCAAAGTGGTCCTAAATCTCGAACAACATTGGGTAAATGGAGCAGATGGTGAAGATTGCAAGTCATATGATTAAGACCGTATAAATCTTCAAATCTTCCTACGAATTCAGAGAGTAATCGCGATGCCAATGTAATCATCTGATCAGAAATACTTTCTTGATGCAACAGAGAAACGGCCGAgacaaaaaactttaaatgatCAAAGTAAGTTTTATCCATCAAATCATGGAGAAGCGGCAAGGAGTAATATAAAAGGAAAGCTCGGAACTCATGTGCTTTCCAATACTTTATATCAGATATTGATCGTGGGAGTCTGAGTACATTACACGGCGGCCGAATAGATCGAATTCTTGAATTGATCTCGTCAACGTATCGATACATCGAAGCTCTATGGGTCGCAAATTGTTTGTCAAATAACAATGAAAACAATTTGTTGCAGACGCCTAAGTCAACACAATGCATGGAATCAACTGCAGTGGTTCTAATAAAGTCATAGCAAATTTTGGATAAAAACGTAGGACCTTTTACCCCCTTCACtggtttatttgaatttatcgcACTTTTCGCGTATTTGATAGTTTCTTCGGTAGTTCGGTTCTTTAATGGTATCTTGTAACGATACGATTGAACGTGGTTGACCTTTTCACTTTCAACTTTACATTTTTGACATCCGTAACGAGCCATATGTGGAGACATGTTTAGAAATTGTGCTTTTGCAGGCAAATCTAGAGTACCGCACATAATGAAGCCTTGTACAAGCAGTGGAAGATTTAAACCCGGAACGTTAAAATGAAAGCCTTCGTACAAGATTTTGAGCTCATTATAGAATGCAGACATGAATTTGTTAGCATCAGGTTTTTCATAACCGAACCATAAACCTGCAAATATAGTATTTTCAGGTTTTATTCGTTCCAAAAATGGTAACTCGTTAATCCTCAGAAAGAAAGGCCATATATTGAATTTCGAAGACTTGAATGGAGAAACGCCATCTGTATTCcatgtaaatgaaatattcgCACATTTAGAGAGAAGTTGATTAATATTCATAAACGAACTGTAGACATTGCCATCATAAATATCTTCTTTATTTCTAATGTTTAATTTGGTTCTAGTAAAAcgatatttcaataaatcataaaatccGCTGCGTGAAAACATTGCTGATAACTGAGCAAGGATAGACATAGTGATAAAATAAGGAGCACTAGAATCTTTAGTAGTAACGTGTTCGCAATTAGGGCATCTACCATACTCAGATGGCAACGAAAAGTGACACTGGGGACAGAAAAAATGACGATCATAATTGATTCTCAAACGATCAaagtattttttgaatttatacttAGTTTTTAAACAATGGTTGGGCTCAATGCAATGGGCACTTATAAGTGATAATAAATCTGACAAAAGAGCATCAGAAACTTTATGACGCAAAGTAAAAAGAAGAATAGCAAGTGAACTTTCGTGAAAAGAAAGAGGTGCTCCAGGATAAAGAGGTTTTTCAGAAATATTATCATTAGAATCACTTTCTTCAGACGATAAGCTTTCCTCAGAAGATATGCTTCGTCCACTATCAGAAGCTTGGGAAGAATAACAGGAAAACAGTGTCTCATGACTAGAAATAGAAATCCAATCATCGTCTTCAGAATTTGAATGATTTTCTTCTAAAGAAGGTGATATTCTTCCATTCAACAGCTCCAAGATGTCTTCTGCATTGTAACTGTCAGAAAATAGATCAGGAATAGTTGAATctataaatgaaaatagaaaagaaaatatCAGTCGtgattattaaagaaaaaaattttacaaagatCGTAAGAGTAAACCGGATAATGAGCAGTATAAACATGAACTGACCTAAATTCTATAAAACAGTGTTCTAACTCAAGATGTAATTGAAACAGAAACAAGAACGAGGCAAgcaatgtttaaaaattttagacaagAACTGATAAATTCTATTTTCTCGTCGAAAAACTGTTGCAAAATGAAGTTTTGAAATTAGGAATTGatcagaaaataaaagttacttCTCGAATTTATTAAGCATTGTAAGGATGTAATAAAGCTGCTCtccgaaaataataaatactaaaacCAATCGTAAGTACTTAAAATacgaataatttgatagcTCCATCACCTACAATGCTCtcgaaatttgaaataatattaactAAACTTGGAGGTTTGTATAAAAAAGCTCTTCTAAAATCACCAAATAACGTAAGCACACGCACCGGcacaaaatttagatatttaacTCCACTAAAGTGAAGTACAACCTCTACTAAAGTACTCAAAATTTGTTTCAGTATTTACGTCATTGAATTGATAATGCAACTGAATCTAACCACCAAAGTTTCTAgcgaaaataataatcagtGCTGaccgaatatttttaaag includes these proteins:
- the LOC130674780 gene encoding uncharacterized protein LOC130674780, with amino-acid sequence MPKRVKSFEEYSRSYQYKILRMIREEECENSRNREDQSDAETSTREDSENSETTGNESCAWSSSSDSEWAEPSDAEFQEIENRDSTIPDLFSDSYNAEDILELLNGRISPSLEENHSNSEDDDWISISSHETLFSCYSSQASDSGRSISSEESLSSEESDSNDNISEKPLYPGAPLSFHESSLAILLFTLRHKVSDALLSDLLSLISAHCIEPNHCLKTKYKFKKYFDRLRINYDRHFFCPQCHFSLPSEYGRCPNCEHVTTKDSSAPYFITMSILAQLSAMFSRSGFYDLLKYRFTRTKLNIRNKEDIYDGNVYSSFMNINQLLSKCANISFTWNTDGVSPFKSSKFNIWPFFLRINELPFLERIKPENTIFAGLWFGYEKPDANKFMSAFYNELKILYEGFHFNVPGLNLPLLVQGFIMCGTLDLPAKAQFLNMSPHMARYGCQKCKVESEKVNHVQSYRYKIPLKNRTTEETIKYAKSAINSNKPVKGVKGPTFLSKICYDFIRTTAVDSMHCVDLGVCNKLFSLLFDKQFATHRASMYRYVDEINSRIRSIRPPCNVLRLPRSISDIKYWKAHEFRAFLLYYSLPLLHDLMDKTYFDHLKFFVSAVSLLHQESISDQMITLASRLLSEFVGRFEDLYGLNHMTCNLHHLLHLPNVVRDLGPLWVTSCYPFEGLNGLLKKLIHGTRYVQLQISSAVTIFINITQEKFKTFFPGSQIVSFCERLELSGKNRRKLKKISANTVDSR